The Usitatibacter rugosus genome segment GCATCTCGGCCAGCGACTGGAAGGAAGGCGGCTGGGACCTCGAGCAATCGATCGTGTTCTGCAAGGCGCTGAAGGCGATCGGCATCGACTTCATCACCTGCTCCAGCGGCGGCAACGCGCACGACCAGAAGATCACGCTCGGCCCCGGTTACCAGGTGCCGTTCTCGCAGGCGGTGAAGCGCGAGGTGGACATTCCCACCGGCGCGGTGGGGTTGATCACCGATGCAGTGCAGTCGGAGCACATCCTCCACACGGGACAAGCCGACGCCGTGCTCCTCGCCCGTGAACTGCTGCGCGATCCCTACTGGCCCCGCCACGCCGCGAAGATCCTGGGCGTGACGATGGCATGGCCCGACCAATACAAACGGTGCGACACGGGGCCGATGGGAAAATGAGGCGCCCTGCCCGCCGGCGTTGAGCGGCGTCGCTTCTCGTCCGCTCCAACGCCGTTCCCGCTACCCGAGGCTTGTTTGCTCGTCCAATATTTCGGACATAATGGCCGGCCCGGAGGGAACCCATGATCGATCTCTACTACTGGACCACGCCAAACGGCCACAAGATCACGATGTTCCTGGAAGAAGCGGCGATGGAATACCGCCTCCACGGCATCAACATCGGCAAGGGCGACCAGTTCAAGCCCGACTTCCTTGCGATTTCGCCCAACAACAAGATTCCCGCGATCGTCGACCATGCGCCGGCCGATGGCGGCAAGCCGATCAGCGTGTTCGAGTCGGGCGCGATCCTGCTCTACCTCGCCGGCAAGACCGGGACGTTCATCCCCAAGGACTTGCGCGGCCAGGTCGAGACGCTGGAATGGCTCATGTGGCAGATGGGCGGCCTGGGACCGATGCTCGGCCAGAACCACCACTTCTCCATGTACGCCCCCGAGAAGATCCCCTACGCGATCGACCGCTACGTGAAGGAAACGAACCGCCTCTACGGCGTGCTCGACAAGCGCCTCAAGGGCCGCGACTTCATCATGGGCAAGCAGTACACGATCGCCGACATGGCCGCGTATCCGTGGATCAACCCGGATCGCCAGGGCCAGAAGATCGACGACTTCCCCAGCCTCAAGCGCTGGCTCGCCGCGATCCGCGCGCGCCCCGCCACGCAGCGCGCGTATGCCCGGGCGAAGGAGATCAATCCCTCGCCGACCTCGACCCGATCCGAGGAAGAGCGAAAGATCCTCTTCGGCCAGGACAGCAGCGTCGTCAAGTAAGGCCCAAAACCAAAGAGCTCGATAAAGGGGTCTGACCCCTTTATTTGGGCCGCAGGAGGAGGAAAACCCATGGGACGCCTGAAGGATCCGGATGCCATTCGCCGGATCGCCAAGAAGTCGCTGTTCGAAGGCCTCGACGGCATGTGCGAGGGCGCGATCATCATCGACCGCGACGCCAAGGTGGTGTGGATCAGCGACAAGTACGCCGCGCGCCTGGGCCTTGCTTCACCCGCGAGCGCCGTCGGCAAAGTGGTCGAGGACGTGATCCCCAACAGCCTCATGCGCGAAGTGGTGCGCACCGGCGAGCCGATGATGCTCGACATCATGCAGTTCGGCCCCGACTCCTTCGTCGTGATGCGCGTGCCGATCAAGGACGAGCGCGGCCGCATCATCGGCGCCGCGGGCTTCATGATCTTCGACAGCCTCAAGCACCTGCATCCGCTCGTCTCCAAGTTCCAGCGGCTGGAGACGCAGCTCGCCGACACCCAGAAGACCCTCGCCGAGGAGCGGCGCGTGAAGTACACGTTCACGAACTTCATGGGCAGCTCGCCCGCCGCCATGGAGACGAAGCGCCAGGCGCGCCGTGCCGCGCAGGCGGAAACCACGGTGCTGCTGCTGGGAGAGACCGGCACCGGCAAGGAAGTGCTGGCCCAGGCGATCCACGCGGCGAGCCCGCGCGCGCACGGCCCCTTCATCGGCATCAACGTCGCCGCCATTCCCGACACGCTGCTCGAATCCGAGTTCTTCGGGGCCGCGGCCTCGGCCTACACAGGCGCGGACAAGCGCGGGCGCGACGGCAAGTTCGTCCTCGCCAACGGCGGCACGCTCTTCCTCGACGAGGTGGGCGATATGCCGATGGGCGTGCAGGCGAAGCTGCTGCGCGTGCTGCAGGAGAAGGAAGTCGAGCCGCTCGGATCCAACCGCGTGGCCAAGGTGGATGTGCGCGTGATCGCGGCGTCCAGCGTGGACCTGCGCCAGATGGTCTCGATGGGCCGCTTCCGTTCCGACCTCTACTATCGTCTTTCGGTGCTGCCGATCGAGCTGCCGCCGCTGCGCGACCGCATCGGCGACCTCGAGCTGCTGTGCGACCACATCCTCGAGGACATCTCGCGAGCGAGCGGCCGCCCGCCGCGGGAGCTCACGCCCACCGCGCTCGCCGTGCTCTCCGCCTACTCCTGGCCCGGCAACATCCGGGAGCTGCGCAACGTCCTCGAGCAAGTGACGATGAACTCCGACAACGCGCGCCTCTCGGCCGAGGAATTCAGCCTCGTGCTGCCGCGGCTGGCTCCCGCGTCACGCCCGGGCGATCGCCCGACGCTGCGCCTGGCCGACGTGGTCGCCGATGCCGAGCGCCACGCGATCAAGTCCGCGCTCGCCGCCGCCGAGGGCAAGAAGATCCTCGCCGCGGAGCTGCTGGGCATCTCGCGTGCGACGCTCTACCAGAAGCTTTCGGCCCTCGCGCCCGCGCGGGGTGACCGGCGTCATTGAAGTTTCGTCCGGGATTTCGGACACTGTTCCGCAATCCCGGACAAGCCCTTGCAGAGAGCCTCCCAGGCTCCTGGGGTTCGTCTTTCGCCTCAGGGACTTGGCGCAACCGTCCCGATGGCACGTGCCTTGCGAGTCGTTGCCGTCCTGAAGAAGAACCGGCAGCGCCCGGAACAACCACCCTTGGAGGGGAAACCATGTCGTCCCAATTCACGCGCGCACTCCTCATCGTCGCCGCGTCCGCGCTCGCGGCCTGCAACAACAGCGATTCCGACAACGCCATCCCGCCGGTCAACACGCTGCCCGACTTCGTGAAGGGCACCGTCGTGCGGAACGCATACGACGGCACGAGCAACGACCTCCTCACGGCCGGCCTCGGCAAGAGCGGGCTGCAGGGCGCTCTGCCCGCGTTCGCGGATGCGGCCAATCCCACCGTCGCGGAGCTTCGCCGCCAGGCCATCTACAACAACTACCGCGCGCTCGTGGACATGACCACCAACGGCGGCTACGGCGTGCTCTACGGCCCCAACGTGGACTCCAGCGGCGCCGTCACGCCCGGCGAGGGCAGGATCGGGGGCGAGGAATTCATCGCCTACGCCGACGACGGCACCGGCAAGCTCAACGTGACGGTGATGGTGCAGATCCCCAACACCTTCAGCACGACGAACCCGTGCATCGTGACGGCCGCCTCGAGCGGCTCGCGCGGCATCTACGGCGCGATCGCCACCGCCGGCGAGTGGGGCCTGAAGAAAGGCTGCGCCGTCGCCTACACCGACAAGGGCTCGGGCAACGGCGGCCACGACCTCGCCGCCAACACCGTCTATAACCTGCAGGGCCAGCGCGGCAACGCCGGCACGCTCGGCGTGCAGTCGATCTTCACCGCCGCGGGCACGGATGCGGAACGCGCCGCGTTCAACACCGCCTTCCCGAACCGCTGGGCGTACAAGCACGCGCACTCGCAGCAGAACCCCGAGAAGGACTGGGGCCAGCACACGATCCAGGCCATCCGCTTCGCGTTCTACGCCCTCAACGAGAAGTACGGCCCGCTGAACAACGGCGAGCGCCAGGTGATCATCAACAACGACAACACGATCGTGATCGCCTCCAGCGTCTCCAACGGCGCCGGCGCCGCGGTGGCCGCCCTGGAGCAGGACAACGACAACTACATCGACGGCCTGGCCGTCGCGGAGCCGCAGATCCAGATGAACGCGCCCACGGGCGTCACCATCCGGCGCGGCTCGACCACCGTGGCGTCCAACAGCAAGCCGCTGTATGACTACTTCACGATCGCGAACATGGTGCAGCCGTGCGCGGCCCTGGCGCCGTCGGTGGCCAACTCGCCGCTGCTCGCGACCAACATCCTCGCTCCCAACGCGGCGAACCGCTGCACCGATCTCGCGAATGCCGGGATCATCAGCGGCACCACGACGGCGGATCGTGCGACGAGCGCGCTGGCCTTGCTGCACGCGTCGGGCTGGGAGGCGGATTCCGATCTCTTCCACGCCTCGCACTACGCCCTGGCCACGCTGTCGGTCACGTACACGTATGCAACGGCCTACTCGCGTTCCGGCGTGCGCGACAACCTCTGCGGCTACAGCTTCGGCGGCGCTCCTGTCGCGGGCGTGCCTGCCGTGATCGCCAACAACGCCTCGGCGCAGCTCTTCGGCACCGGCAACGGCGTGCCGCCGACCTCGGGCATCAATATCCTCAACAACAACTCCGTGGGCGGCACGGCGCTCGACGCGGTCTCCATCTCGCCCTCGAGCAACCTCGCCGACTACAACTACGATGGCGCCAACTGCCTGCGCACGCTCTTCACGGGTGCCACGCCGGGTGCGATCGCCACGCGCGCCGGCATCGAGCAGGTGAAGCGCACCGGCAACCTGCGCGGCAAGCCGGCGGTCATCGTGCACGGACGCTCCGACACGCTGATCCCGGTGAACCACACGTCACGCCCGTACTACGCGCTGAACAAGCTCTCCGACACCGGCAGCCAGCTCGCGTACTACGAAGTGACGAACGCGCAGCACTTCGACGGCTTCCTGGGGCTCGCGGGCTACGACACGCGCCTGGTGCCGCTGCATCGCTACTTCATCCAGGCGATGGACATCGTCTACAACAAGCTGCGCAACAACACGCCGATTCCGGCTTCGCAGGTCGTGCGCACCATCCCGCGCGGCGGCGCTCCGGGTGCTGCGCCGGCGATCACCGCGGCGAACGTTCCGCCGATCGCGGCTACGCCTGCGCCTGCGGACGCGATCCTCTTCGCCAACAGCATCCTGGCGATTCCCGAGTAGCACCGAGGCATGAATGGAAAAGGGCGGCCGAGGCCGCCCTTTTTCTTGCTGGATCCCCGTCGACACGGGGATACCGAGCTGTCTTCCCCACGTAAGTGGGGACCCAGCTCAGTACTTCGCGCCCTGCTTGCCGCCCGTGTCCATCTTCGGCGCGGCCGGAGCCTTGGCGTCCTTGCCGACGTCCTCGCCGCTATCGGCGCGCATCTTGAGGACGATGGTGTTGGTGTCCTCGACGATCTTGTTCACGGTGGCCTCGTTGGCCTTCATGGTCGCGACGCGGTCGTCGATGTAGGCGCGGATGCACTTGTCGTACGCCTTGTAGGACTTGTCGAAGTTCTTCTTCTGGTTGTCCGTGCCCAGGCGGCCCGGATATTCCGGCACGTCGCCACAGGTGTGGGGCGGAATGGGATCGGCAGCGGCGAAGGCAAAGGGGGCGCCCAGCGAGAGCAGGACGGCAAGAGCGATGCGTTTCATGGCGGAATCCTTGGAATTCGAGACCGGGAATTTTATCAGTCGGCGACCGGCACGGTGTAGTTGAGCGCCAGGCGCCCTCCATCGGGGTAGATGGTCTGGCCGGTGAGGTACGAAGCTTCGTCCGAGGCCAGGAAGGCGGCCACCGAAGCGATTTCGGAAGGCTCTCCCATGCGGCCCAGCGGCGTGCGCGAGAGGATCTTGCGCTCGGCCTCGCGGTTGCCCAGCACGGCGGTCTTCGCGAGCTCGGTGAGGATGGTGCCCGGGCCGATGCCGTTCACGCGGATGCCGTGCGCGGCGAGTGACAGCGACATCACCTTGGTGAGCTGGTTGATGGCACCTTTCGAAACGACGTAGGGCACCTGGTTCGGGATGGCCATCACGGCGTTGACGCTCGACATGTTGATGATGGCCCCACCCCCGCCCTGCTTCACCATCTGGCGCGCCGCGGCCTGGCCGGCGAGGAAGACGCCTTTCAGGTTCACGTCGAGGACGCGGGTGAAGTCTTCCTCCTTGAGATCCAGGAATTCGGCGGCGTGGACGATGCCGGCGTTGGCCACGAGGATGTCGAGGCGGCCGAAGGCCTTCACGGCTGCATCCACGGCGGCCTGCACCTGGGCGCTTTTCGAGACATCGCAGGCGACGAACGCGGCGCGCGCGCCGGACTTCGCGATTCGTTCCGCGGCTTCGCGGCCACGGGCCTCGTCACGGTCCGCGAGCATCACGGCGGCGCCTTCCCGCGCGAAGATCTCCGCGCATGCAAGGCCGATTCCCTGCGCCGCGCCGGTGATGAGCGCGGACTTTCCCTGGAGCTTCATGGCTATTTCTTGTCGGGCGTTGCGGGCGACGGAGTGGAGGGCGACGGTACGCCCGGCTGCGGCGTGGCCACCGGCGGCAGCGCGGCCGGCGTGGCGGGCGGCGGTGCCTTGGGCGGATTCACGGCGACGATGACGTCCTTGCAGAACGTGTCCAGGCCCTTCGGGCAGGCGCCCTTGGCGCGCGAGTAGACATCCTGCGCGTCGCCTTTCGCTTCGTCGCTCTTCAAGTGCGTGAGGATGAAGGCGTTGTAGTCCGTGTCCTTGCCCATCGCGTCGGCAAGCTGGTTCATGTTCTTCCAGTCGATCACGAGGCGCAGGATTGCTTCCGTGAAGGACTCGCCGACGGGACCCGTGTCGCAGTGACGATAGGTCTTCCAGGTGGCGTTGAGCGTGGACCAGGAGGAGATGCGGTCGATCGCTTTCTGGGCGTTGGACTCGTCCGCTTTCGAGCAGGTCTTCTGCGCGTGCGCCGAGGCGGCGAACACGAGTGTTGCCAGGAGAAGGATTATTTTTTTCATGGTCAGGCTGCCATTCCGGGGCGGCGCCCCGAGGTGTGGGCTAGGCGCTCGCGGATCGAGCGCAGGATGCCGTCGCGGTCCAAACCGCAATCGGCGAGCAACTGCTGGGGATCGCCATGCTCGACGAACGCATCGGGCAGCCCCAGCGAGAGCACCGGGATGACGATTCCCTGCGACTGCAACGACTCCTGAACGGCGGACCCCGCTCCACCGTTGACCGCGCCCTCTTCCACAGTCACCAGCAGCTCGTGCGAGGCGGCGAGGCGCGCGATGAGCGCTTCGTCCAGCGGCTTCACGAAGCGCATGTTCGCGACCGACGCATTCAGCTCGGCGCCGGCGTCGAGCGCGGGCTTCACCATCGAGCCGAACGCGAGGATGGCGACGCGCTTGCCCTCGCGCCGCAATTCGCCGCGGCCCACGGGCAGCGCCTGCATTTCCTTCTGCACTTCCACGCCCGGGCCGGTGCCGCGCGGATAGCGGACCGCCGAGGGACCGGGAAGCTGGATGCCGGTGAAGAGCATCTGGCGGCACTCGTTCTCGTCCGCGGGCGCCATGATCGTCATGTTCGGGATGCAGCGCAGGAACGCGAGGTCGAACGCCCCGTGGTGCGTCGGACCGTCCGCGCCGACGAGCCCGCCGCGGTCGAGCGCGAAGAGCACGGGCAGGTTCTGCAGCGCCACGTCGTGGATCAGCTGGTCGTAGGCGCGCTGCAGGAAGGTCGAGTAGATGGCCATCACCGGGCGCACGCCGTCCACCGCGAGGCCGGCGGCGAACGTGACCGCGTGCTGCTCCGCGATGCCGACGTCGAAATAGCGGTCGGGGAAATCCTGCGAGAACTTCACCATGCCGGAGCCCTCGCGCATGGCGGGCGTGATGCCCATCACGCGCGGATCGGCGCGAGCCATGTCGCAGAGCCACTCGCCGAAGACCTGCGTGTACGTGGGCTTGGGCTTCGCGTCCGGCGCGGGCTTGGCCTTCACGAGGCCGACCTCGGGGTCGAACTTGCCGGGGCCGTGGTAGGTGATCGGGTCTTCCTCGGCGTACTTGTAGCCCTGGCCCTTCTTGGTGACGACGTGCAGGAACTGCGGGCCGTCCAGGCGGCGCACGTTGTTCAGCGTGTCGATCAGCACTTCGACGTTGTGGCCGTCGATGGGGCCGGTGTAGTTGAAGCCGAACTCCTCGAACATCGTGGAGGGCGTGATCATGCCCTTGGCGTGCTCCTCGAAGCGCTTGGCCAGTTTGTTCAGCGGCGGCGCGTTGGAGAGGACCTTCTCCGCGGTCTTCTTGGTGGCGGCGTAGAAACGCCCGGACATCAGCTTGGCGAGGTAGTTGTTCAGCGCGCCGACGTTCTCCGAGATCGACATGTCGTTGTCGTTCAGGATCACGATCACATTCGCGTTGGCCTGCTTGGCGTTGTTCAGCGCCTCGAAGGCCATGCCGGCGGTCAGCGCGCCGTCGCCGATCACGGCGATCGCCCGGCGGTCGGAACCGGCAGCGCGCGCAGCAACAGCCATGCCGATGGCGGCCGAAATCGAGGTCGACGAATGCGCGGTGCCGAAGGTGTCGTACGGGCTCTCCTCGCGGCGGGGGAAGCCCGCGGGCCCGCCCTTCTGGCGCAGCCTCGACATCTGCTCGCGCCGGCCGGTGAGGATCTTGTGGCCGTAGGTCTGGTGGCCGACGTCCCACACGATCCGGTCATCCGGGGTATTGAAGACGTAGTGCAGCGCGATCGTGAGCTCGACCGTGCCCAGGTTGGAGGAGAAATGGCCGCCGGTCGAAGCGACCGATTCGACGATGAAGCGGCGCAGCTCCGCCGCGAGCGCGGGAAGCTGCTTGCGTTCCAGGCGACGGAGGTCGGCCGGACTGCCGATCCCCTCGAGAAGCTCGTAAGTGCCCATGGACGCGCTCATTTTGCCCCAAATCCGGCGTGGGTCATCGGTCGCGGTGGACGATGAAATCGGCGAGCTGGCGCAGGCGGTCGGCGCGTGCGTCGAAGCCCTTCAGGGCCTCATGCGCATCGGCCAGTAGCTCCAGGGCGAATTTCTTCGCGGGGGCGAGGCCCATCAGGCTCGTGTAGGTCGGCTTGTTGGCCTCGCGGTCCTTGCCCGCGGTCTTTCCGAGCGTCGTCGAATCGCTTTCCTCGTCGAGGACGTCGTCGACCACCTGGAAGGCGAGGCCCACGCACTTGCCGTAGCGGTCCAGGTGCTCCAGCTCGGCGGCCTGCATCGGCCGCCCGCAGTGCGCGCCCATCAGCACCGAGGCGCGGATCAGCGCTCCGGTCTTGAGGATGTGCATGTACTCCAGCTCCGGCAGCGTGAGGGACTTGCCCACGGCGTCGAGATCGATCGCCTGGCCCCCCGCCATGCCGCGCGAGCCGCACGCCGTGGCGAAGAGCTGGATCATCTTCAGCTGGATCGCGGGGTCGTCGGAAAGCTTGTTGTCGGCGAGGAGCTGGAAAGCGAGACTCTGCAGCGCATCGCCCGCGAGGAGCGCCGTGGCCTCGTCGAACTCCACGTGCGTGGTGGGCTTGCCGCGCCGAAGCACGTCGTCGTCCATGCACGGCATGTCGTCATGGACGAGCGAGTACGCGTGGATCATCTCGACCGCGCCGGCCGCGACGGCGAGGCGGGCCGGGTCCGCATCCGACACCAGGCCACCCGCGAACACGAGCATCGGACGAACGCGCTTGCCGCCGTCCAGGACGGAGTAGCGCATCGCATCGTGCAGGCGCGAGGGGGCGATGGACTTGGAAGGAAGGAGGTCGCCGAGGGCCGCCTCCATGCGTGTCGCGGTCTCGCGCGACCAGGCCTGGAAATCCGTGGGGTTCACTTCGCGTCGGTCTTGAGGTCCTGGAGCGAATCGCCCTCCAGGATGGCAATGCGCGCCTGGGCATCGGTCAGGCGGGACTCGCAGAACTTGATCAGCTCGGCGCCGCGTTGGTAGGCCACCAGCGATTCCTCGAGGGGAAGCCGGCCGTCCTCCATGCGATGGACGAGCGCGTCCAGCTCTTCAAGGGCCTTTTCGAACGTGAGGCCGTCGGTTCCTGCGGGCGGGGGCGTAGTGGGCATTGCGGAGGGCCGGGAAAACGCCATTTTACGGGACGCGCTTGCCCCGGAGACAGTGCAAAAGCACCTTGACGGAGCGGTGCGCCAATGGCCCCGCCATTGCCTTTCTATTGCAACAGGAAGG includes the following:
- a CDS encoding glutathione binding-like protein, whose amino-acid sequence is MIDLYYWTTPNGHKITMFLEEAAMEYRLHGINIGKGDQFKPDFLAISPNNKIPAIVDHAPADGGKPISVFESGAILLYLAGKTGTFIPKDLRGQVETLEWLMWQMGGLGPMLGQNHHFSMYAPEKIPYAIDRYVKETNRLYGVLDKRLKGRDFIMGKQYTIADMAAYPWINPDRQGQKIDDFPSLKRWLAAIRARPATQRAYARAKEINPSPTSTRSEEERKILFGQDSSVVK
- a CDS encoding sigma-54 interaction domain-containing protein produces the protein MGRLKDPDAIRRIAKKSLFEGLDGMCEGAIIIDRDAKVVWISDKYAARLGLASPASAVGKVVEDVIPNSLMREVVRTGEPMMLDIMQFGPDSFVVMRVPIKDERGRIIGAAGFMIFDSLKHLHPLVSKFQRLETQLADTQKTLAEERRVKYTFTNFMGSSPAAMETKRQARRAAQAETTVLLLGETGTGKEVLAQAIHAASPRAHGPFIGINVAAIPDTLLESEFFGAAASAYTGADKRGRDGKFVLANGGTLFLDEVGDMPMGVQAKLLRVLQEKEVEPLGSNRVAKVDVRVIAASSVDLRQMVSMGRFRSDLYYRLSVLPIELPPLRDRIGDLELLCDHILEDISRASGRPPRELTPTALAVLSAYSWPGNIRELRNVLEQVTMNSDNARLSAEEFSLVLPRLAPASRPGDRPTLRLADVVADAERHAIKSALAAAEGKKILAAELLGISRATLYQKLSALAPARGDRRH
- a CDS encoding 3-hydroxybutyrate oligomer hydrolase family protein is translated as MSSQFTRALLIVAASALAACNNSDSDNAIPPVNTLPDFVKGTVVRNAYDGTSNDLLTAGLGKSGLQGALPAFADAANPTVAELRRQAIYNNYRALVDMTTNGGYGVLYGPNVDSSGAVTPGEGRIGGEEFIAYADDGTGKLNVTVMVQIPNTFSTTNPCIVTAASSGSRGIYGAIATAGEWGLKKGCAVAYTDKGSGNGGHDLAANTVYNLQGQRGNAGTLGVQSIFTAAGTDAERAAFNTAFPNRWAYKHAHSQQNPEKDWGQHTIQAIRFAFYALNEKYGPLNNGERQVIINNDNTIVIASSVSNGAGAAVAALEQDNDNYIDGLAVAEPQIQMNAPTGVTIRRGSTTVASNSKPLYDYFTIANMVQPCAALAPSVANSPLLATNILAPNAANRCTDLANAGIISGTTTADRATSALALLHASGWEADSDLFHASHYALATLSVTYTYATAYSRSGVRDNLCGYSFGGAPVAGVPAVIANNASAQLFGTGNGVPPTSGINILNNNSVGGTALDAVSISPSSNLADYNYDGANCLRTLFTGATPGAIATRAGIEQVKRTGNLRGKPAVIVHGRSDTLIPVNHTSRPYYALNKLSDTGSQLAYYEVTNAQHFDGFLGLAGYDTRLVPLHRYFIQAMDIVYNKLRNNTPIPASQVVRTIPRGGAPGAAPAITAANVPPIAATPAPADAILFANSILAIPE
- a CDS encoding SDR family NAD(P)-dependent oxidoreductase, with the translated sequence MKLQGKSALITGAAQGIGLACAEIFAREGAAVMLADRDEARGREAAERIAKSGARAAFVACDVSKSAQVQAAVDAAVKAFGRLDILVANAGIVHAAEFLDLKEEDFTRVLDVNLKGVFLAGQAAARQMVKQGGGGAIINMSSVNAVMAIPNQVPYVVSKGAINQLTKVMSLSLAAHGIRVNGIGPGTILTELAKTAVLGNREAERKILSRTPLGRMGEPSEIASVAAFLASDEASYLTGQTIYPDGGRLALNYTVPVAD
- the dxs gene encoding 1-deoxy-D-xylulose-5-phosphate synthase, producing the protein MGTYELLEGIGSPADLRRLERKQLPALAAELRRFIVESVASTGGHFSSNLGTVELTIALHYVFNTPDDRIVWDVGHQTYGHKILTGRREQMSRLRQKGGPAGFPRREESPYDTFGTAHSSTSISAAIGMAVAARAAGSDRRAIAVIGDGALTAGMAFEALNNAKQANANVIVILNDNDMSISENVGALNNYLAKLMSGRFYAATKKTAEKVLSNAPPLNKLAKRFEEHAKGMITPSTMFEEFGFNYTGPIDGHNVEVLIDTLNNVRRLDGPQFLHVVTKKGQGYKYAEEDPITYHGPGKFDPEVGLVKAKPAPDAKPKPTYTQVFGEWLCDMARADPRVMGITPAMREGSGMVKFSQDFPDRYFDVGIAEQHAVTFAAGLAVDGVRPVMAIYSTFLQRAYDQLIHDVALQNLPVLFALDRGGLVGADGPTHHGAFDLAFLRCIPNMTIMAPADENECRQMLFTGIQLPGPSAVRYPRGTGPGVEVQKEMQALPVGRGELRREGKRVAILAFGSMVKPALDAGAELNASVANMRFVKPLDEALIARLAASHELLVTVEEGAVNGGAGSAVQESLQSQGIVIPVLSLGLPDAFVEHGDPQQLLADCGLDRDGILRSIRERLAHTSGRRPGMAA
- a CDS encoding polyprenyl synthetase family protein, whose amino-acid sequence is MEAALGDLLPSKSIAPSRLHDAMRYSVLDGGKRVRPMLVFAGGLVSDADPARLAVAAGAVEMIHAYSLVHDDMPCMDDDVLRRGKPTTHVEFDEATALLAGDALQSLAFQLLADNKLSDDPAIQLKMIQLFATACGSRGMAGGQAIDLDAVGKSLTLPELEYMHILKTGALIRASVLMGAHCGRPMQAAELEHLDRYGKCVGLAFQVVDDVLDEESDSTTLGKTAGKDREANKPTYTSLMGLAPAKKFALELLADAHEALKGFDARADRLRQLADFIVHRDR
- the xseB gene encoding exodeoxyribonuclease VII small subunit; the protein is MPTTPPPAGTDGLTFEKALEELDALVHRMEDGRLPLEESLVAYQRGAELIKFCESRLTDAQARIAILEGDSLQDLKTDAK